The genomic interval gaaggcaaaaaaagaaactataaataaatCAGTATCTtacatttatgaaaataaaatgttattatattacactaatatacattttgaaaaagttttaaaagtgtaatttatatattatatagtaaaacaaactaaaataataaattgttaaatttagaGATTTATAGTAAACCACTGGAAATTTTAGAAACTATTTTAGAATGTTTCTGGAATAACAtaacagttatatatatatatatatatatatatatatatatatatatatatatatatatatatatatttggaggCCAAGATGATGGTTTTATAATTACCTGatccctttttatttttctcttgagTGGTATAatatcaatttgtttttttttataaagaatactattattagttaaattaattttttttagaaatcagTTTTACACTATCTCACctcaataaaaaattgttttttacaagatctaagtttttatattttaattatataaccAATATTTTTATACCTAAGAtgcatgttttattattatgagaaatcattatcttataatttgtttttgaaagatCTAGTTTCACAtgaatttaattactttattaaacaaaatattttgaagaatgtttttttttttttataattctatatTGTTTAGAAATTTAGAAATCGAGATCAAATacaacttaaatatatatatatatatatatatatatatatatatatattttactttctaatatacaggttaaagaaaaatatttcagaTATATGAACTTGGGAAAGTATTatgaatttatgttattttgttgttttcgtATGCATTTTAGTTAACTGACCATGGTTTTTGGAGTAGAACATAATTTAGTTGGATAAAAGGATAGTTTTTGTAGGAGTAATGTAATgtcaaacatttatatttatttaagacaCTTTACAGAggtaaaatgattataaaagaatgatttttgtagtttttagaaaaagaaagagaataaaaagtaaaataaaaataatgatattttaataattttttttaacaatttttttataataaaatgtgtcactattttattgatctgtttaaatttattctaaaaaaatatttaaaacggatcaatcacaaactttTTTGCGCTGTCAAAAAGTTATcgaaaaagaattgttaaagaagttttttttcaaaaaaagattatatttttgttttttggatgCATGCTAAAGAAGGTTTTTTATGAATAACAATATGGGACACTTATTTGGTGGTAGACAAATATTATTGTTTGCTCAATAAATGGTATGTACAAGCAGCGAAAGAACAGAACAAATTATTTGAAACCAGCAAAGTTTTTCtgtctatttattttatatacgaATTGGAAGTGACAGGAAGCACAGATTGCAATGTCTGATGAACTGATTTTTACTCACAGTTGAGACCTGATTCCTGCAAAATCCTTAACTGTATATCCCACTTTTTCAAATCTTCCTCTTTGATTGTTCTCTCTGAATTTCAAGTATTCCAAGCATTCAAATGGATTATACATCCTCTTGTTTCCTTCTCCAACAACTTCATCTGGTGCCATCACCACCTTCTCATCCTCAAAACACCAAAAGAAGGCCAATGAAAACCTGTTCAAAGGTTGCTTCAAAACAACTCTATGTTCAGAAGATCTTAGTTTATCATTGCTCCATGCTTGCATCATGTCTCCTATGTTCACCACTAGTGTCCCTTCAGAAGGGCTTATGTCTATCCACTTTCCTTCATGTGTCTTCACTTGAAGCCCTCCAATTTCATCTTGGTACAAGATTGTTATACAGCTCATGTCAGTGTGCATTCCAAGCCCCTCAACTTCATCCTCCAAACTTTCTGGAGCAGAGTAGTTGTTTATCCTCAAGTAACCATGACACTTGTTGAATTCAGAATCATAGAAGACCCTGTCAAATCCATCCTCCAAGCTCATCAACACAAGCTTCAGAATTTTCTCTGACAAATCAGCCATCTTGCTGCAATACTCTTGCAGT from Vigna radiata var. radiata cultivar VC1973A chromosome 9, Vradiata_ver6, whole genome shotgun sequence carries:
- the LOC106773929 gene encoding gibberellin 20-oxidase-like protein gives rise to the protein MSKSEYVVELPILDISQPLQPSSLTSLSKACKDWGFFHIINHGISKDLCSQIHYLSKYLFSLPSEAKLKLGPFSSIKSYTPHFIASPFFESLRINGPNYYVSAKSSEEILFDKQNSRFSETLQEYCSKMADLSEKILKLVLMSLEDGFDRVFYDSEFNKCHGYLRINNYSAPESLEDEVEGLGMHTDMSCITILYQDEIGGLQVKTHEGKWIDISPSEGTLVVNIGDMMQAWSNDKLRSSEHRVVLKQPLNRFSLAFFWCFEDEKVVMAPDEVVGEGNKRMYNPFECLEYLKFRENNQRGRFEKVGYTVKDFAGIRSQL